The following is a genomic window from Nicotiana tabacum cultivar K326 chromosome 3, ASM71507v2, whole genome shotgun sequence.
aaccagcaggccaaaaagaacaataacgaaacctgttcgtctcatagagacggttgcttgtgcaacctcaattgtagctgatgatgttcctactacttataaagacgctgtccaaagttcagaagaagataagtggaggattgccatgaatgatgaaatacagtcccttcatcagaatcatacatggagattggccaatctcccaaagggaaagaaagcaattgggtgcaaatgggtatttgcaaagaaggaatgatttcctaaccaagtagatgttcgctacaaagcaagattggtggccaaaggatatgctcaaaaggagggaattgattacaatgaagtgttttctccagttgtaaaacattcctccattagaattatgttggctttggtagccaattggatttggaactagttcagatggatgtaaaaactgcgtttttacatggaaacttggaggaggaaatctacatgactcagccagaaggattcaaagttgctggaaaagaaaatatggtgtgcaaacttgaaaaatcgttgtacggattgaaacaatcttctagacaatggtacaagcgatttgacgagtttatgttgcggcaagggtacaagagaagcaaatacgatcattgtgtgtatttgcacaagcttaaagatggttcctttgtatatcttctcctatatgttgatgatatgttgatagcttccaagaatttggaagaaattgataagttgaagattcaactgaagaaggagttcgagatgaaggatttgggtgaggcaaagaaaattcttggcatggagataattagagatagacgttcaaagaaactctgtttatctcaaaaggaatatttgaagagagtacttcaacgttttggcatagatgacaagactaagccagtaagtactccacttgcttcccattttaagctaagtactactatgtcgccaatggatgaagctgaacgagagtatatgtcaaaggtaccatacgcaaatgttgttggtagcatgatgtatgcaatggtttgtacaaggcctgacatttcacaagctgttggagttattagcagatatatgcacaatccagggaaggagcattggcaagctgtgaagtggattctacggtatattcataatactgtagatgtcgggttagtttttgagcaggaagacaatcagtctgtagttggatattgtgactcagattttgcgggtgatatggacaaacgaagatcaactactggttatgtgtttacttttgcaaaggcaccagttagttggaagtctactttgcagtcaacagttgctttgtctacaacagaggcagaatacatggctattacagatgctgtgaaagaggcaatttggcttcaaggattgctaaaggagcttggtgttgaacaaaaaggtatcacaattttttgtgatagtcaaagtgctattcaattagcgaagaaccaagtttatcatgcaaggacgaagcacattgatgttcggtatcatttcgtacgcgaaatcatagaagaaggtggagtcacggtgaagaaaattcatactacagagaatcctgctgatatgctgacaaaggtggtgactgcggtcaagtttcaacattgtttggatttgatcaacattgttgaacactgaagattgaagatgaagacacaaccaaaatttgttattgagagagaattgaaaatgtggaattttgccaaggtggagatttgttgaagtttggcaaaatgccaaagtcccacattggttgggagttaagtttggggggatttttcccctataaaagaaggcctaatgtttaggattgaaacacacctctcatttgccttttcatctgtttaaggcatttgtatcttctctctttagtattatttcacttgtatttttggagtgaaataaaatattggttgtgtccgaggagtaggcaaaattagccgaacctcgtaaattctagtgttccctttattgttgttttattgtcttatttattatttggtggctgtcataatttttggtatagtagttgtgacttattcacactatatacatttggcttccgcaacagttaGAGTCCCTACGAATTTGGATTAGTGCCATTTAATATCCATTTAAAGGGGCACATTCGATATAAGATTTTATTTATTCTCATGGCTCGAATTCAAAAATTTTTATTAAGGGTAGAAGGATTTTATTCATCTCACCATCGTCTTGGGCGGCAAAGAACTTGGAAAACTGCATACTTAACAAAACGAGCGAATAACAAAGGAACACATAAAGCCGTATTTTTTGGACCCTAAAGTATTAACGTGCCAAGAAATTGGGCAATCCTCAACATAAGCTTTTACTATATGAAATAATACGCAAAAGTAATTGGGTAACATTGATCTATTCAGGTACGTGCACGCTCAAACGGAAAAACTGGTTTGTTCAGATTCAACCTCTTACACAAAAAGTCAAAAGAAGGAAGCTTGAAAACATCACATAGTCCATTTACATGCCCCCTATAGTTTGTATTTTATTGTCACTTTTTCAACGCTCAAATAATCTCTCTAACTCTTCAAAGtccctatatatacaaaaaaaatcttGGTCCAAGAAAATACCTTTTGTATAACATTTTGCTCTCGTTGTTCACATGCACCCCTGTTCTTAATCTTGTTACAACTTTTCTTTCAATGGCAGATCACCAAAAGATTCATCCGGCACCAGCACCGGAGCAGGAAGCGCTACCCAAACCCACGGCTCCGTTGGTGCCACGTGGCTCTTCACGGTCGGAGAACGGCGATCCTGAGCGGCAGCAACCACCATTGAGAAGGTCATTAACCCCATATTCACCATCAAAACCACCAAAGAAAAGAAGCTGCTGCAAAAAATGCTTGTGTTGGTCCTGTTGCCTACTTTTCCTAGTGATCATACTCCTAGGTATTTTAGCAGCCATAATTTACTTTGTCTTCCAACCAAAAATACCTAAATACTCAGTCGACAGCATGAGAATTACGCAATTCAACATGAACAACGACATGAGCTTGTCCGCAACGTTTAACGTGAACATCACTGCAAGAAATCCCAACAAAAAGATCGGAATTTACTACGAAAATGGAAGCCATTTGAGTGTGTGGTACAAAGGCACAAATTTATGTGAAGGGACATTGCCAAAGTTTTATCAAGGCcatagaaatacaactgtactTAACGTGAAAATGACAGGGCAAACAGAGAATGCTACCAATTTGTTGCAGTCATTGCAGTTGGATCAACAGAGTGGAACTATTCCATTGAATCTTCGAGTTAAGGTTCCAGTGAGGATCAAGTTGGGAAAATTGAAGCTCACGAAGTGGAAGTTTTTGTTGAAGTGTAGACTAAACGTGGATAGCTTGTCTCCTGATAATGTTATTCGTATTAGGGATAATAAGTGTAAGGTCCGGTTTAGGTTTTAAACTGGTCCATTCTTGATTTTGATTATAGTCTACCATGCATGtacatttttatttaaatttttatattcTATGTTTGCCATTTTTTTACTTGCAATAAATCTGGTGGAGGATTATAGATTATATTTCTTTTGAGAGCTTTTTCACAATAAGGCTGATCGTTTTATCTGCATCATTTATGTTTATGGctgttttgtaattttttatagtaataaattactgcatttttttcttcttttccttgttGTCTCTTTTGCATCAACTATCTTTTTCTATTGTGTGAACGCTTAGAGCAATCTTTGTTCCTGTATTGGTAGAACACgtcaaattttaataattataacaCAAAGTCAGAGTTAATACTATAAAAATCCCCTTTAACCTATCAATGTTTTTATCGGTTATATACTTAAACTATCGAGTGTCCCCAAAATCCCTCTGGACTATATCGCTCTTCTTATTAAAAAACCCCTCATTGCTTATTAGCATAACATGTTTTATAACTCGCTTAGGAGCACGTGACAACTGAAAAAAGCCATCAAAACAACCTACCTGACAGAGTGTAACGACTATTTAGCCTAACCCTCttaattgtttttattttctcGTTATTTTCTCTATATTCaacatttttttctcattttttcgcatttcttctccattttttcctctttcttcAGTTTTCCATATGGGTTCTCCCTCTCTTGTTTCATCTATAATGATTTATTCTCTTTCTTGGTTTAGTCTTCTTTCATATCTTACCCTTATTGTTGAAAGAACACTCATTTAAAATTTCTTATTAAAACCAATATCTTATAGAGAATAAAGTCGAATCTGTTAAACCTTATTTGCATAATCGATCTAGAATTAGAGAAGTATTGCTAGCCAACTGGTTTCTTAtttgtgaaatttattttttgtaattttattttgtaATATAAGATAATTTTTTCGGAAATGCAACACTATACTATATGCCTTCATTTATCTGTTTGTTTTTTGTGCTACAAAGTGAATGTAAACAAGGACTTAGTCAATTAATTGGAGTCTAGCAAAAAACACACAACCACAATTAAACCCAAAAATAATACATTATATTAGATCCTATTTTGGCCAAAATTTGTAGAATTAATCATTATTCCGAAAGTAATACATCATGAGTAAATTATATCAAAAATTTAGTACAATCCATAAGTTAATATAGTTATACGGATGCACCGCTAATAATTCAACATGGTATTTTAATATATAGCGGAATATAGTTCAAGGAATTTGGGAAATACAAGGTAGTTTAAGCAGGTATTGACAAAAACGCTAGTTTATGGAGGTTTTAGGATAAGTTAAATAGCTACGTGTAGTACTAcgtgacatattttttttattaattagaagTGTGTACTAGACACACCTCTAAAAATGCAACGTTAGAGTTTTAATATGAAGGacaatataattttaaatatataactGATAAAAACCTCAATGAATTAGACTCTCTCAATAGGACCGGAAACGCTCATGTGACATGGAATTGGGCTTGTGTTGGCTGTTTAACCGGgggaaattcaaaaatagcaatATTTACGGGTGGTAATTGTAAAATAgccataattttaaaagtaatcagAATTTAGGCACTTTTCATGtaaaagataaatctgaacaaaaacattgttcaaaattcgaaaaatattccagtataatatgctggagttcgaattttttgcatgtgaacttccagcataacaTGCTGGAATTTTATAATGTgctagagttccaacataatatgctggaagtccaTACACATGTGCTCAAATCTCTGTATATATTATGCTGCAACTTTCCatgtactggagttccaacataatatgctgaaagttcatacacacgTGCTCcaatcttcagtatattatgctggaacttttcgtgtgctagagttccaacattatatgctgaaagttcatatacatgtgctccaatctccagtattatgctggaactttttcGTGTGCTAGAGTTCCTACAttatatgctggaagttcatatacatgtgctccaatctccagtatatgaTGCTGGAACTTCCCATGTTTTCAGCAAAATAGTgcctatttttcaataactttgcaaacgtgcctatttttaaaggaatttttacctcctacagcaaaggttaacaccttatttattttaaataaataccatttaaaaaaattatattctatagatacattttaatgtttatagcaaaatatctaattttggttacctcctactcCTAAatcactaaatacgctattcaattacactattttttttttctctctttactTTGATACATACCATTCTCTTCCCCCGTTCCCTAAAAACACGATGCTCAATCTCAATCCAACGAGAAATCCT
Proteins encoded in this region:
- the LOC107789778 gene encoding NDR1/HIN1-like protein 6; this translates as MADHQKIHPAPAPEQEALPKPTAPLVPRGSSRSENGDPERQQPPLRRSLTPYSPSKPPKKRSCCKKCLCWSCCLLFLVIILLGILAAIIYFVFQPKIPKYSVDSMRITQFNMNNDMSLSATFNVNITARNPNKKIGIYYENGSHLSVWYKGTNLCEGTLPKFYQGHRNTTVLNVKMTGQTENATNLLQSLQLDQQSGTIPLNLRVKVPVRIKLGKLKLTKWKFLLKCRLNVDSLSPDNVIRIRDNKCKVRFRF